Proteins co-encoded in one Camelus bactrianus isolate YW-2024 breed Bactrian camel chromosome 6, ASM4877302v1, whole genome shotgun sequence genomic window:
- the ACIN1 gene encoding apoptotic chromatin condensation inducer in the nucleus isoform X5: MPEAVGTDPSTSRKMAELEEVTLDGKPLQALRVTDLKAALEQRGLAKSGQKSALVKRLKGALMLENLQKHSTPHAAFQPNSQIGEEMSQNSFIKQYLEKQQELLRQRLEREAREAAELEGKSSSVSEEKGESDDEKPRKGERRSSRVRQARAAKLSEGSQAAEEEEDQETPSRILRVRADRNLKTEEEEEEEEEEEEEEEEEEDDGEGQKSRDAPVLKQFKEEGGEEIPRVKAEEVVDERSQTIRSQEPEGLERGGRVTRSQEEARRSHLARQQEKEMKTVSPLEEEDREIKSLKGLEEKSKSPSPPRLTEDLEKTPLALQPEQTASEEETPPPLLTKEASSPPPNTQLQSEEEIEPMEGPAPPVLIQLSPPNTDAEARELLLSQHTVQLVGGLSPLSSPADIKAESPVEKVPEECVLPLVQKSTLAESSTQRGLETKSEKPAQPLPLKVEELALARGIVEESLEQKEGRRASHTLLPSHRLKRSADSSSSRSSSSSSSSSRSRSRSPDSSGSQSHSPPRSKQRDVSRAHTHANPRGRSKMGSRSTSESRSRSCSRSRSASSNSRKSLSPGVSRDSSTSYTETKDPSSGQEVATPPVPQLQVLEPKEWTSTSSSIQVRHMSQPEPAEKHVTQRLQPERGSPKKCEAEEAEPPAATQPQTLETQTSHLPESERIHRTVEEKEEVTMDTSENRPENEVPEPPMPIADQVSNDDRPEGSAEDEEKKESSLPKSFKRKISVVSATKGVPAGNSDTEGGQPGRKRRWGASTATTQKKPSISITTESLKSLIPDIKPLAGQEAVVDLHADDSRISEDETERNGDDGTHDKGLKICRTVTQVVPAEGQENGQREEEEEEKEPEAEAPVPPQVSVEVALPPPVEHEVKKVTLGDTLTRRSISQQKSGVSITIDDPVRTAQVPSPPRGKISNIVHISNLVRPFTLGQLKELLGRTGTLVEEAFWIDKIKSHCFVTYSTVEEAVATRTALHGVKWPQSNPKFLCADYAEQDELDYHRGLLVDRPSETKTEEQGVPRPLHPPPPPPAQPPQHPRAEQREQERAVREQWAEREREMERRERTRSEREWDRDKVREGPRSRSRSRDRRRKERAKSKEKKSEKKEKAQEEPPAKLLDDLFRKTKAAPCIYWLPLTDSQIVQKEAERAERAKEREKRRKEQEEEEQKEREKEAERERTRQLEREKRREHSRERDRERERDRERDRGDRDRERERDRERGRERDRRDTKRHSRSRSRSTPVRDRGGRR; encoded by the exons GAAAAAGTTCCTCTGTTTCTGAAGAGAAAGGTGAATCTGATGATGAGAAaccaaggaaaggagaaagacgATCATCCAGGGTCAGACAG GCAAGGGCAGCTAAACTCTCTGAGGGCAGCCAGGctgctgaggaggaagaggatcaAGAAACaccttccagaattctgagggtcaGAGCAGATCGAAATTtgaaaacagaggaagaagaagaggaagaggaggaagaggaagaagaggaggaagaggaggaagatgatgGCGAGGGACAAAAATCTAGGGATGCACCAGTCCTGAAACAATTtaaggaagaaggaggggaagagataCCCAGAGTAAAAGCAGAGGAGGTGGTGGATGAGAGATCCCAAACTATAAGATCCCAGGAACCAGAGGGGttagagagaggagggagggttaCAAGGTCCCAGGAAGAGGCTAGAAGAAGTCATCTGGCCAGACAGCAGGAGAAAGAGATGAAAACAGTTTCTCCCCTTgaggaagaagacagagaaataaaatctttaaaaggcTTGGAGGAAAAATCGAAGTCACCTTCCCCTCCTAGACTGACTGAAGATCTGGAGAAGACCCCTCTTGCGCTACAACCAGAGCAAACTGCCAGTGAGGAGGAGACTCCCCCACCTTTACTTACCAAGGAAGCATCTTCTCCACCACCTAATACACAACTCCAGAGTGAAGAAGAAATAGAACCCATGGAAGGCCCAGCCCCTCCTGTCCTCATTCAGTTATCTCCTCCTAATACAGATGCTGAGGCCAGGGAGCTGTTACTATCTCAGCATACTGTGCAGTTGGTGGGAGGCCTGTCTCCTTTGTCAAGTCCTGCAGACATCAAAGCAGAATCTCCAGTAGAGAAAGTGCCAGAGGAGTGTGTCCTGCCTCTAGTTCAGAAAAGCACACTAGCTGAATCCTCAACCCAGAGGGGTCTTGAAACTAAATCAGAAAAACCTGCTCAACCACTCCCTCTAAAAGTCGAGGAATTAGCACTGGCCAGAGGGATTGTTGAAGAATCTTTGGAACAGAAGGAAGGCAGAAGGGCTTCTCATACCCTTCTCCCAAGCCACAGATTGAAACGGTCAGCTGACTCATCCTCTAGCCGGTCCTCCTCATCTTCATCCTCCAGTTCTAGATCAAGGTCTCGCTCTCCTGACAGCTCAGGCTCTCAGTCTCACTCACCTCCAAGGTCCAAGCAGAGAGATGTATCTCGGGCACATACTCACGCCAACCCTCGTGGTAGATCCAAGATGGGCTCCAGATCAACATCTGAGTCCAGGTCACGTTCCTGTTCTCGTTCACGTTCAGCATCCAGCAACAGCAGAAAA tCTCTGAGCCCTGGAGTCTCCAGGGACAGCAGCACCAGCTACACTGAAACCAAAGATCCCTCTTCTGGTCAGGAGGTTGCAACTCCACCAGTGCCACAACTGCAGGTCCTTGAGCCAAAGGAGTGGACTTCCACCTCATCCTCTATCCAAGTGAGGCATATGAGCCAACCTGAGCCAGCCGAAAAGCACGTGACCCAGAGGTTACAGCCTGAGCGG GGGAGCCCAAAGAAGTGTGAAGCTGAAGAGGCAGAGCCACCAGCTGCCACACAGCCCCAAACCTTGGAGACTCAGACCTCTCACCTACCAGAATCAGAAAGGATTCATCGCACTGT tgaggagaaggaggaagtgacCATGGACACAAGTGAAAACAGACCTGAAAATGAGGTTCCAGAGCCCCCCATGCCTATTGCAGACCAAGTCAGCAATGATGACCGCCCAGAGGGCAGTGCCGAGgatgaggagaagaaagag AGCTCGCTGCCCAAATCATTCAAGAGGAAGATCTCCGTTGTCT CAGCAACCAAGGGGGTGCCAGCTGGAAACAGTGACACAGAGGGGGGCCAGCCTGGTCGGAAGCGGCGTTGGGGAGCCAGCACAGCCACCACACAGAAGAAACCTTCCATCAGTATCACCACCGAATCACTCAAG AGCCTCATCCCCGACATCAAACCCCTGGCGGGGCAGGAGGCTGTTGTGGATCTTCATGCTGACGACTCCCGAATCTCTGAGGATGAGACAGAGCGTAATGGTGACGATGGGACCCATGACAAGGGGCTGAAAATATGCCGGACTGTCACTCAG GTGGTACCTGCCGAGGGCCAGGAGAAcgggcagagggaagaggaggaagaagagaaggagccTGAAGCAGAAGCCCCTGTACCTCCCCAGGTCTCTGTAGAGGTGGCCTTGCCCCCACCTGTGGAGCATGAAGTAAAGAAAG TGACTTTAGGAGATACCTTAACTCGACGTTCCATTAGCCAGCAGAAGTCTGGAGTTTCCATTACGATTGATGACCCAGTCCGGACTGCTCaggtgccctccccaccccggggCAAGATCAGTAACATCGTCCACATCTCCAACTTG GTTCGTCCCTTCACTTTAGGCCAACTGAAGGAATTGTTGGGGCGTACAGGAACTCTGGTGGAAGAGGCTTTCTGGATCGACAAGATCAAATCTCACTGCTTTGTAACG TATTCAACAGTAGAGGAAGCAGTTGCCACCCGCACAGCTCTACATGGGGTCAAATGGCCCCAGTCCAATCCCAAATTCCTTTGTGCTGACTATGCTGAGCAAGATGAG ctGGATTATCACCGAGGCCTCTTGGTGGACCGTCCCTCTGAAACAAAGACAGAGGAGCAGGGAGTACCACGGCCGctgcaccccccgcccccgcccccagcccagccaccaCAGCACCCCAGGGCAGAGCAGCGGGAGCAGGAGCGGGCGGTGCGGGAACAGTGGGCAGAGCGGGAGCGGGAAATGGAGCGGCGGGAGCGAACTCGATCAGAGCGTGAATGGGATCGGGACAAAGTTCGAGAAGGGCCCCGTTCCCGTTCACGGTCCCGTGACCGCCGCCGCAAGGAACGTGCAAAGTCTAAAGAAAAGAAGAGTGAGAAGAAAG AAAAAGCTCAGGAGGAACCACCTGCCAAGCTGCTGGACGACCTTTTCCGTAAGACCAAGGCAGCTCCCTGCATCTATTGGCTCCCACTAACTGACAGCCAG ATTGTTCAGAAGGAGGCCGAGCGGGCTGAACGGGCCAAGGAGCGGGAGAAGCGGCGAaaggagcaggaagaggaagagcagAAGGAACGGGAGAAGGAGGCCGAGCGGGAACGGACCAGACAGCTGGAGCGGGAGAAGCGGCGAGAGCACAGCCgagagagggacagggagagagagagggacagggagCGGGACAGGGGGGATAGAGAtcgggagagggagagggaccgGGAAcgaggcagggagagggaccGCAGAGACACCAAGCGCCACAGCAGGAGCCGGAGTCGGAGCACGCCGGTGCGGGACCGGGGTGGGCGCCGCTAG
- the ACIN1 gene encoding apoptotic chromatin condensation inducer in the nucleus isoform X6 — MSPADRRRSANTIEPATTSSLALFLLLLQGDQSSRIRGLPEEKEEVTMDTSENRPENEVPEPPMPIADQVSNDDRPEGSAEDEEKKESSLPKSFKRKISVVSATKGVPAGNSDTEGGQPGRKRRWGASTATTQKKPSISITTESLKSLIPDIKPLAGQEAVVDLHADDSRISEDETERNGDDGTHDKGLKICRTVTQVVPAEGQENGQREEEEEEKEPEAEAPVPPQVSVEVALPPPVEHEVKKVTLGDTLTRRSISQQKSGVSITIDDPVRTAQVPSPPRGKISNIVHISNLVRPFTLGQLKELLGRTGTLVEEAFWIDKIKSHCFVTYSTVEEAVATRTALHGVKWPQSNPKFLCADYAEQDELDYHRGLLVDRPSETKTEEQGVPRPLHPPPPPPAQPPQHPRAEQREQERAVREQWAEREREMERRERTRSEREWDRDKVREGPRSRSRSRDRRRKERAKSKEKKSEKKEKAQEEPPAKLLDDLFRKTKAAPCIYWLPLTDSQIVQKEAERAERAKEREKRRKEQEEEEQKEREKEAERERTRQLEREKRREHSRERDRERERDRERDRGDRDRERERDRERGRERDRRDTKRHSRSRSRSTPVRDRGGRR; from the exons ATGTCTCCGGCTGATCGCCGCCGCTCCGCCAATACAATAGAGCCAGCCACTACCAGCAGCCtggccctcttcctcctccttctccagggaGACCAATCCAGCCGAATTCGGGGTTTGCC tgaggagaaggaggaagtgacCATGGACACAAGTGAAAACAGACCTGAAAATGAGGTTCCAGAGCCCCCCATGCCTATTGCAGACCAAGTCAGCAATGATGACCGCCCAGAGGGCAGTGCCGAGgatgaggagaagaaagag AGCTCGCTGCCCAAATCATTCAAGAGGAAGATCTCCGTTGTCT CAGCAACCAAGGGGGTGCCAGCTGGAAACAGTGACACAGAGGGGGGCCAGCCTGGTCGGAAGCGGCGTTGGGGAGCCAGCACAGCCACCACACAGAAGAAACCTTCCATCAGTATCACCACCGAATCACTCAAG AGCCTCATCCCCGACATCAAACCCCTGGCGGGGCAGGAGGCTGTTGTGGATCTTCATGCTGACGACTCCCGAATCTCTGAGGATGAGACAGAGCGTAATGGTGACGATGGGACCCATGACAAGGGGCTGAAAATATGCCGGACTGTCACTCAG GTGGTACCTGCCGAGGGCCAGGAGAAcgggcagagggaagaggaggaagaagagaaggagccTGAAGCAGAAGCCCCTGTACCTCCCCAGGTCTCTGTAGAGGTGGCCTTGCCCCCACCTGTGGAGCATGAAGTAAAGAAAG TGACTTTAGGAGATACCTTAACTCGACGTTCCATTAGCCAGCAGAAGTCTGGAGTTTCCATTACGATTGATGACCCAGTCCGGACTGCTCaggtgccctccccaccccggggCAAGATCAGTAACATCGTCCACATCTCCAACTTG GTTCGTCCCTTCACTTTAGGCCAACTGAAGGAATTGTTGGGGCGTACAGGAACTCTGGTGGAAGAGGCTTTCTGGATCGACAAGATCAAATCTCACTGCTTTGTAACG TATTCAACAGTAGAGGAAGCAGTTGCCACCCGCACAGCTCTACATGGGGTCAAATGGCCCCAGTCCAATCCCAAATTCCTTTGTGCTGACTATGCTGAGCAAGATGAG ctGGATTATCACCGAGGCCTCTTGGTGGACCGTCCCTCTGAAACAAAGACAGAGGAGCAGGGAGTACCACGGCCGctgcaccccccgcccccgcccccagcccagccaccaCAGCACCCCAGGGCAGAGCAGCGGGAGCAGGAGCGGGCGGTGCGGGAACAGTGGGCAGAGCGGGAGCGGGAAATGGAGCGGCGGGAGCGAACTCGATCAGAGCGTGAATGGGATCGGGACAAAGTTCGAGAAGGGCCCCGTTCCCGTTCACGGTCCCGTGACCGCCGCCGCAAGGAACGTGCAAAGTCTAAAGAAAAGAAGAGTGAGAAGAAAG AAAAAGCTCAGGAGGAACCACCTGCCAAGCTGCTGGACGACCTTTTCCGTAAGACCAAGGCAGCTCCCTGCATCTATTGGCTCCCACTAACTGACAGCCAG ATTGTTCAGAAGGAGGCCGAGCGGGCTGAACGGGCCAAGGAGCGGGAGAAGCGGCGAaaggagcaggaagaggaagagcagAAGGAACGGGAGAAGGAGGCCGAGCGGGAACGGACCAGACAGCTGGAGCGGGAGAAGCGGCGAGAGCACAGCCgagagagggacagggagagagagagggacagggagCGGGACAGGGGGGATAGAGAtcgggagagggagagggaccgGGAAcgaggcagggagagggaccGCAGAGACACCAAGCGCCACAGCAGGAGCCGGAGTCGGAGCACGCCGGTGCGGGACCGGGGTGGGCGCCGCTAG
- the ACIN1 gene encoding apoptotic chromatin condensation inducer in the nucleus isoform X7: protein MLSESKEGEEKEEVTMDTSENRPENEVPEPPMPIADQVSNDDRPEGSAEDEEKKESSLPKSFKRKISVVSATKGVPAGNSDTEGGQPGRKRRWGASTATTQKKPSISITTESLKSLIPDIKPLAGQEAVVDLHADDSRISEDETERNGDDGTHDKGLKICRTVTQVVPAEGQENGQREEEEEEKEPEAEAPVPPQVSVEVALPPPVEHEVKKVTLGDTLTRRSISQQKSGVSITIDDPVRTAQVPSPPRGKISNIVHISNLVRPFTLGQLKELLGRTGTLVEEAFWIDKIKSHCFVTYSTVEEAVATRTALHGVKWPQSNPKFLCADYAEQDELDYHRGLLVDRPSETKTEEQGVPRPLHPPPPPPAQPPQHPRAEQREQERAVREQWAEREREMERRERTRSEREWDRDKVREGPRSRSRSRDRRRKERAKSKEKKSEKKEKAQEEPPAKLLDDLFRKTKAAPCIYWLPLTDSQIVQKEAERAERAKEREKRRKEQEEEEQKEREKEAERERTRQLEREKRREHSRERDRERERDRERDRGDRDRERERDRERGRERDRRDTKRHSRSRSRSTPVRDRGGRR from the exons atgttatcaGAAAGCAAAGAAGG tgaggagaaggaggaagtgacCATGGACACAAGTGAAAACAGACCTGAAAATGAGGTTCCAGAGCCCCCCATGCCTATTGCAGACCAAGTCAGCAATGATGACCGCCCAGAGGGCAGTGCCGAGgatgaggagaagaaagag AGCTCGCTGCCCAAATCATTCAAGAGGAAGATCTCCGTTGTCT CAGCAACCAAGGGGGTGCCAGCTGGAAACAGTGACACAGAGGGGGGCCAGCCTGGTCGGAAGCGGCGTTGGGGAGCCAGCACAGCCACCACACAGAAGAAACCTTCCATCAGTATCACCACCGAATCACTCAAG AGCCTCATCCCCGACATCAAACCCCTGGCGGGGCAGGAGGCTGTTGTGGATCTTCATGCTGACGACTCCCGAATCTCTGAGGATGAGACAGAGCGTAATGGTGACGATGGGACCCATGACAAGGGGCTGAAAATATGCCGGACTGTCACTCAG GTGGTACCTGCCGAGGGCCAGGAGAAcgggcagagggaagaggaggaagaagagaaggagccTGAAGCAGAAGCCCCTGTACCTCCCCAGGTCTCTGTAGAGGTGGCCTTGCCCCCACCTGTGGAGCATGAAGTAAAGAAAG TGACTTTAGGAGATACCTTAACTCGACGTTCCATTAGCCAGCAGAAGTCTGGAGTTTCCATTACGATTGATGACCCAGTCCGGACTGCTCaggtgccctccccaccccggggCAAGATCAGTAACATCGTCCACATCTCCAACTTG GTTCGTCCCTTCACTTTAGGCCAACTGAAGGAATTGTTGGGGCGTACAGGAACTCTGGTGGAAGAGGCTTTCTGGATCGACAAGATCAAATCTCACTGCTTTGTAACG TATTCAACAGTAGAGGAAGCAGTTGCCACCCGCACAGCTCTACATGGGGTCAAATGGCCCCAGTCCAATCCCAAATTCCTTTGTGCTGACTATGCTGAGCAAGATGAG ctGGATTATCACCGAGGCCTCTTGGTGGACCGTCCCTCTGAAACAAAGACAGAGGAGCAGGGAGTACCACGGCCGctgcaccccccgcccccgcccccagcccagccaccaCAGCACCCCAGGGCAGAGCAGCGGGAGCAGGAGCGGGCGGTGCGGGAACAGTGGGCAGAGCGGGAGCGGGAAATGGAGCGGCGGGAGCGAACTCGATCAGAGCGTGAATGGGATCGGGACAAAGTTCGAGAAGGGCCCCGTTCCCGTTCACGGTCCCGTGACCGCCGCCGCAAGGAACGTGCAAAGTCTAAAGAAAAGAAGAGTGAGAAGAAAG AAAAAGCTCAGGAGGAACCACCTGCCAAGCTGCTGGACGACCTTTTCCGTAAGACCAAGGCAGCTCCCTGCATCTATTGGCTCCCACTAACTGACAGCCAG ATTGTTCAGAAGGAGGCCGAGCGGGCTGAACGGGCCAAGGAGCGGGAGAAGCGGCGAaaggagcaggaagaggaagagcagAAGGAACGGGAGAAGGAGGCCGAGCGGGAACGGACCAGACAGCTGGAGCGGGAGAAGCGGCGAGAGCACAGCCgagagagggacagggagagagagagggacagggagCGGGACAGGGGGGATAGAGAtcgggagagggagagggaccgGGAAcgaggcagggagagggaccGCAGAGACACCAAGCGCCACAGCAGGAGCCGGAGTCGGAGCACGCCGGTGCGGGACCGGGGTGGGCGCCGCTAG